Proteins encoded in a region of the Flammeovirga yaeyamensis genome:
- a CDS encoding OmpA family protein, whose protein sequence is MKLHLHPLFTVCVILFSINLSFGQKVKHTSEFKKAVRYAKEYMKYEEFHHAEEVLKHVADEGASDTEWNYLMGYVYIHSQTLNKSHALAYFEKVNDEETYPELKRLKAVSLQYNHRFKEAYDLYDHYLSTTKTDKKLTKELELLKKQCLKSMELMDDSLEMIIVNLGPNINSEYQDFAPVLSADEKTLIFTSRRPDSKGGDIDPIDGLYYEDVYIAHHDEEGVWQKAKNIGTTVNTKGHDAAVGISPSGNSLFLYRNTGSHSGDLYLSQWNGKDWSRPLELSKDINSDNWETHASLTADGKSLYFTSNRSQKDAHGGKDIYVIHKEEDGSWGKAENLGPVINTEYDEESPFIHPSGKVLYFSSKGHNGMGGYDIYSSEWNESTKAWSTPKNIGYPINTAGDDVFYSISSDGQRGYFSSIREDSYGGQDIYMAIVPSETVQSIALVGEVRDATSNNLVEAGLSVVENDVKEEIITASAEGGKYLFYLEPDHNYGFRVLQSGYLFHSKNINIKEIDQYLEINDIVKLKRIAPQEREELNNIFFDDQLNITEQSEAELNDLANFIKNVEEYKIGIHVHEALSDKDSASVMEYTQDKADKIAKELISRGVDVDKLEVEGFGWQHPIASNNSKLGRLKNQRIEYVILPKDIEEVAFVEVVVEDTIPVLEPTLGEVLDVIGTINFAFNSNVITSESFRVIEQVFDVMDRYPDLLLEVGGHTDNKGTAAFNTILGEKRSKAVVQQLIIMGIEKSRLTHKSYGFKQPIADNNTEEGRKKNRRISFTPLEFRN, encoded by the coding sequence ATGAAACTTCATTTACACCCACTTTTTACTGTCTGTGTCATACTATTTTCTATCAATTTATCTTTTGGACAAAAAGTAAAACATACTTCTGAGTTTAAAAAGGCTGTTCGATATGCCAAAGAGTACATGAAATACGAAGAATTTCATCATGCAGAAGAAGTTCTTAAACATGTAGCTGATGAAGGTGCTTCTGATACTGAATGGAATTACCTTATGGGATATGTCTATATACATTCTCAGACTTTAAATAAAAGTCACGCACTCGCCTATTTCGAAAAAGTAAATGATGAGGAGACTTACCCTGAATTAAAACGTTTAAAAGCAGTTTCTTTACAATACAATCATCGTTTTAAAGAAGCATATGATTTATATGATCATTACTTATCGACCACAAAAACCGATAAAAAACTAACCAAAGAACTGGAGCTTTTAAAGAAACAATGTTTAAAGAGTATGGAATTAATGGATGATTCTTTAGAAATGATCATCGTTAATTTGGGACCTAATATTAACTCCGAATATCAAGATTTCGCCCCCGTGCTTTCAGCAGATGAAAAAACATTAATCTTTACTTCAAGAAGACCAGATAGTAAAGGGGGAGATATCGATCCGATCGATGGTTTGTATTATGAAGATGTCTATATCGCTCACCATGATGAAGAGGGTGTTTGGCAAAAAGCAAAAAATATTGGAACAACAGTAAATACAAAAGGTCATGATGCCGCTGTAGGTATTTCCCCTTCAGGTAATTCTTTGTTTTTGTATAGAAACACAGGAAGCCATTCAGGTGATTTATATTTAAGTCAGTGGAACGGAAAGGATTGGTCAAGACCACTAGAGTTATCAAAAGATATTAATTCTGATAATTGGGAAACACATGCCTCTCTAACTGCCGATGGTAAATCGCTTTATTTTACTAGTAACCGATCTCAAAAAGATGCTCACGGCGGTAAAGATATTTATGTTATCCATAAGGAAGAGGATGGTAGTTGGGGAAAGGCTGAAAATTTAGGCCCAGTGATTAATACAGAGTATGACGAGGAATCTCCGTTTATTCACCCAAGTGGAAAAGTATTGTACTTTAGTTCTAAAGGACACAATGGTATGGGAGGTTACGACATTTATTCTTCGGAATGGAATGAAAGTACTAAGGCCTGGTCTACCCCAAAAAATATTGGCTACCCTATAAACACTGCAGGAGACGATGTTTTTTATTCAATTTCTTCTGATGGACAAAGAGGCTACTTCTCTTCTATTAGAGAAGATAGTTATGGTGGACAAGATATTTATATGGCCATTGTTCCATCGGAAACAGTACAGTCAATTGCCTTGGTAGGTGAAGTACGTGATGCAACATCAAATAATTTGGTGGAAGCAGGATTGTCGGTAGTAGAAAATGATGTGAAAGAAGAGATCATCACGGCTAGTGCTGAAGGTGGTAAATATTTATTCTATTTAGAACCTGATCATAATTATGGATTTAGGGTGCTACAAAGTGGTTATTTATTTCATTCAAAGAATATCAATATCAAAGAAATCGATCAGTATCTGGAAATTAATGATATTGTGAAGTTGAAAAGAATCGCCCCTCAAGAAAGAGAGGAGTTAAATAACATATTCTTTGATGATCAATTGAATATTACAGAACAATCGGAGGCAGAATTGAATGATTTAGCCAACTTCATTAAAAATGTAGAGGAATATAAAATAGGTATCCACGTGCATGAAGCTTTATCGGATAAAGACTCTGCAAGTGTGATGGAATATACTCAAGATAAAGCGGACAAAATTGCTAAAGAATTAATAAGTAGAGGGGTAGATGTAGATAAATTAGAAGTAGAAGGGTTCGGTTGGCAACATCCAATTGCCTCTAATAATTCAAAATTAGGTAGACTAAAGAATCAGAGAATTGAATATGTAATTCTTCCAAAAGATATAGAAGAAGTAGCTTTTGTAGAAGTAGTAGTAGAAGATACAATTCCAGTATTAGAGCCTACTTTAGGTGAAGTTTTGGATGTTATCGGAACGATCAATTTTGCTTTTAATAGTAATGTAATTACATCGGAAAGTTTTCGTGTAATCGAACAAGTTTTTGATGTAATGGATAGATATCCGGACCTCTTGTTAGAGGTAGGCGGACATACAGATAACAAAGGTACAGCCGCATTTAATACTATTTTAGGAGAAAAAAGATCTAAAGCTGTGGTTCAACAATTGATCATTATGGGGATAGAAAAAAGTAGATTAACGCATAAATCTTATGGATTTAAACAGCCAATTGCAGACAATAACACGGAAGAAGGTAGAAAAAAGAATCGTAGAATTTCGTTTACTCCTCTAGAATTTCGAAATTAG
- the ubiE gene encoding bifunctional demethylmenaquinone methyltransferase/2-methoxy-6-polyprenyl-1,4-benzoquinol methylase UbiE, protein MTVLPYKDSGDGKKEQVANMFNNISAKYDLLNRVLSGGIDIYWRKVAINKLKKQQPKTILDVATGTGDLALQAWATLKPEKITGADISSGMVEVGREKIAKKGLSDVIDLQIGDSENLPFVDNSFEAVTVAFGVRNFENLEKGLAEIKRVLKPNGTLVVLEFSQPTNFLFKHLYRFYSMRVLPLIGKLVSKDNSAYTYLPESVEQFPYGKAFTDILSKLGYKSATCTTLTFGISSIYTGTK, encoded by the coding sequence ATGACGGTATTACCTTATAAAGATAGCGGAGACGGCAAAAAAGAACAGGTGGCAAATATGTTTAATAACATATCGGCGAAGTACGATTTACTTAACCGTGTTCTTAGTGGTGGAATAGATATTTATTGGAGAAAAGTAGCTATCAATAAATTAAAGAAACAACAACCAAAGACTATTTTGGATGTAGCAACAGGAACGGGTGACCTAGCATTGCAAGCATGGGCAACACTTAAACCAGAAAAAATTACTGGAGCTGATATTTCTTCAGGTATGGTAGAAGTTGGTCGTGAAAAGATTGCTAAAAAAGGTTTATCAGATGTTATTGACCTTCAAATTGGAGATTCAGAAAACTTACCTTTTGTAGATAATTCTTTTGAAGCTGTAACAGTTGCTTTTGGTGTTCGTAACTTTGAAAATTTGGAGAAAGGATTGGCAGAAATCAAGAGAGTATTAAAACCTAATGGCACATTAGTTGTACTTGAATTCTCACAACCTACAAATTTCCTATTCAAACATTTATATAGATTCTATTCTATGCGAGTATTACCTTTGATAGGAAAATTAGTTTCTAAAGATAACTCAGCCTATACTTACTTACCTGAATCTGTAGAACAATTCCCTTACGGAAAAGCTTTTACTGATATTCTAAGTAAACTAGGTTACAAATCGGCCACATGTACAACACTCACTTTTGGGATAAGTTCTATATATACAGGAACAAAATAA
- the porT gene encoding type IX secretion/gliding motility protein PorT/SprT → MYNTHFWDKFYIYRNKINFLFFSILLITFCSNTSFAQLKKKKQTSSTVYNLMNFDNRTFHYGFQIGYISSPVGMDPSSDPYIIIPNEDGTTNQYLTYITPQTTASFLLGFIMNIKLSQDNHWHFRTSPNVSFFSRRFSIDLLDGGTLDSRDVDQLQSNTNLEIPLLLKYQSDRRKNHRMYLLGGITPSYMVATKHESSRKEYFITLNEFNMSLTWGFGFHIYNSMFCLSPEIRISHGLMNVAAQPENSLIMHTVDAIRTHKISFVINFEG, encoded by the coding sequence ATGTACAACACTCACTTTTGGGATAAGTTCTATATATACAGGAACAAAATAAATTTTTTATTTTTCTCTATTTTATTGATCACATTTTGTTCAAATACATCATTTGCTCAATTAAAGAAGAAAAAACAGACGAGTAGTACCGTTTACAACCTAATGAATTTCGACAACCGAACTTTTCATTATGGTTTTCAGATAGGGTATATTTCCTCTCCGGTAGGAATGGATCCATCGAGCGATCCTTACATAATCATACCGAATGAAGATGGAACTACTAACCAATATCTTACTTACATAACTCCTCAGACGACTGCCAGTTTTTTACTTGGCTTCATCATGAACATCAAATTATCTCAAGATAATCACTGGCACTTTAGGACCTCTCCTAACGTTTCGTTTTTTTCTAGAAGATTTTCTATTGATTTATTAGACGGAGGAACACTAGATAGTAGAGATGTTGATCAGCTTCAATCGAATACCAATTTGGAGATTCCATTATTGTTGAAATATCAGTCTGATAGAAGAAAGAATCATAGAATGTATTTATTAGGAGGTATTACACCTTCATATATGGTAGCTACAAAACATGAATCATCAAGAAAAGAGTATTTTATTACTTTAAACGAGTTTAATATGTCTTTGACTTGGGGTTTTGGATTCCATATTTACAATAGTATGTTCTGCTTATCTCCAGAGATTAGAATCTCACATGGTTTAATGAACGTTGCAGCTCAACCAGAGAACTCTTTGATTATGCATACGGTCGATGCCATTAGAACACACAAAATATCGTTTGTGATCAACTTTGAAGGTTAA
- a CDS encoding LuxE/PaaK family acyltransferase, with the protein MQSIEFIEQFKKKIFTIKSEKDFEEATLAAFRFQAVQNPIYAEYLKHLGISINNIHKITEIPFMPIEFFKTQKVICENITEEQIFRSSGTTGSVKSQHYVADLNHYKKITTTYFEKIYGPLDKIHILALLPSYLERNDASLIRMVSDFMEFSTSDSDFYLDNLETLAHKLQDLKNSGEKVILFGVTFALLDFAEKHPADYSNVIIMETGGMKGRKKELTRSEVHDQLKKAFNSDKIHSEYGMTELLSQGYSLGDEQFITPPWMRIYFREINDPFSLTTNKRGGINIVDLGNIESCCFIETKDIGAPGKDFNHFYVLGRFDNTDIRGCNLMVQ; encoded by the coding sequence ATGCAATCCATAGAATTTATTGAACAATTCAAGAAAAAAATATTCACCATTAAAAGTGAAAAAGATTTTGAAGAGGCTACATTAGCTGCCTTTAGATTTCAAGCTGTTCAAAATCCTATTTATGCTGAATACTTAAAGCATTTAGGAATCTCTATTAATAATATACATAAGATTACTGAAATTCCATTTATGCCGATCGAGTTTTTTAAGACTCAAAAGGTAATTTGTGAAAATATAACGGAAGAACAAATTTTTAGAAGTAGCGGTACAACCGGAAGCGTGAAGAGTCAACACTATGTAGCCGACCTTAATCACTATAAAAAAATTACCACCACATACTTCGAGAAAATCTATGGTCCATTGGATAAAATCCATATTCTAGCCCTTTTACCAAGCTATTTAGAACGTAACGATGCCTCCTTAATTCGCATGGTTTCTGACTTTATGGAGTTTTCTACAAGTGATTCAGACTTTTATCTTGATAATTTAGAAACATTGGCTCACAAATTGCAGGATTTAAAGAATAGTGGTGAAAAAGTGATCCTATTTGGTGTGACCTTTGCTCTTCTTGATTTTGCTGAAAAACATCCCGCTGATTACTCTAATGTGATTATCATGGAAACTGGCGGAATGAAAGGTAGAAAAAAAGAATTGACAAGAAGTGAGGTACACGATCAATTAAAAAAAGCATTCAATTCAGACAAAATTCACTCAGAATATGGTATGACCGAATTGCTTTCTCAAGGATACTCTTTAGGTGACGAACAGTTTATTACTCCACCTTGGATGAGAATCTACTTCAGAGAAATTAATGATCCTTTTTCGTTAACTACCAATAAAAGAGGAGGAATTAATATTGTTGATTTAGGCAATATTGAATCTTGCTGTTTTATTGAAACAAAAGACATCGGTGCTCCAGGAAAAGACTTTAATCATTTTTATGTTTTAGGTCGCTTTGATAATACCGATATTAGAGGTTGTAATTTGATGGTACAATAA
- a CDS encoding M23 family metallopeptidase, translating into MAKIKYYYDTETCRYERVKTSPLDMFVNITGLLFACSLFGFFFSAIYIKYFPSAEEARLRKENADLLYAHKLLQKEVKETKDVLYALQDRDDKIYRVIFEAEPIPKEIRQAGTGGSQKYQDLLDKKLARQDMILGTLSQIDNLKRQMYVQTKSYDEIVDLALNKSKMLAAIPAIQPVDNKDLKRLASGFGMRIHPILKVKKMHAGIDFSAPKGTAIYSTGDGKVIKARKSNRGYGWEIEVDHGFGYVTKYAHMSKFYVKRGQKVSRGQKIGEVGSTGSSTAPHLHYEVIHKGRKVNPIRYFSKDVTADQYATLLEKASVENQSLGY; encoded by the coding sequence ATGGCAAAAATAAAATATTACTACGATACGGAGACCTGTCGTTACGAAAGAGTAAAGACCTCACCACTTGATATGTTTGTGAATATCACGGGGTTACTATTTGCTTGTTCTCTGTTCGGATTTTTCTTTTCCGCAATTTATATCAAATATTTCCCATCTGCTGAAGAAGCACGATTAAGAAAGGAAAATGCTGATTTATTATATGCTCATAAACTTCTTCAAAAAGAAGTAAAGGAGACAAAAGATGTATTATATGCTTTACAAGACCGCGATGATAAAATTTATCGTGTGATTTTTGAAGCAGAACCTATTCCAAAAGAAATTAGACAAGCTGGTACTGGTGGATCTCAAAAGTATCAAGATCTATTGGATAAAAAGCTAGCTAGACAAGATATGATCTTGGGAACGCTATCTCAAATCGACAATTTAAAACGTCAAATGTATGTACAAACCAAATCATACGACGAAATTGTTGACTTGGCTTTAAACAAATCAAAAATGTTAGCGGCTATTCCTGCCATCCAGCCAGTCGATAACAAAGACTTGAAAAGATTGGCTTCTGGTTTTGGTATGCGTATTCACCCTATCCTTAAAGTAAAGAAGATGCATGCTGGTATCGACTTCTCTGCTCCTAAAGGAACTGCAATTTATTCCACTGGTGATGGCAAAGTAATCAAAGCCAGAAAATCCAATAGAGGATATGGTTGGGAAATTGAAGTGGATCACGGATTTGGTTATGTCACTAAATACGCTCATATGTCTAAGTTCTATGTGAAGCGAGGACAGAAAGTCTCTAGAGGTCAAAAAATTGGTGAAGTAGGTAGTACAGGTTCATCGACAGCACCTCACCTTCACTATGAAGTGATACATAAAGGAAGAAAAGTAAATCCTATTCGCTACTTCTCGAAAGACGTTACAGCAGATCAATATGCTACTCTATTAGAGAAAGCTTCGGTAGAAAACCAATCACTAGGTTACTAG
- the ald gene encoding alanine dehydrogenase — protein sequence MIIGVPKEIKNNENRVALTPGGTKELVKRGHEVYVQATAGIGSGFADEEYIAAGAKILPTIEDTYAIAEMIMKVKEPIEAEYPLIKENQLLFTYFHFASYEPLTKAMIEQKPVCLAYETVERADRSLPLLIPMSEVAGRMATQEGAKYLEKPVGGRGILLGGVPGVKPAKVIVIGGGIVGTQATKIAAGMGADVTIMDIDLYRLRQLDDIMPANVKTMVSSEHNIREEIKDADLVVGAVLIPGAKAPHLITRDMLKTMKPGAVLVDVAVDQGGCFETTKPTTHAEPVFDVDGVMHYCVANMPGAVPYTSTLALTNATLPYAVQLADKGWEKACAENVELKKGLNIINGTVVYKAVADAFGLEYKDVEEMLMANA from the coding sequence ATGATTATTGGCGTTCCAAAGGAAATCAAAAACAACGAAAACCGCGTTGCTCTAACTCCAGGCGGTACAAAAGAATTAGTAAAAAGAGGACATGAAGTATATGTTCAAGCAACTGCCGGTATTGGTAGTGGTTTTGCTGATGAAGAATACATAGCAGCAGGTGCTAAGATCCTACCTACAATTGAGGATACTTATGCAATCGCAGAAATGATTATGAAGGTAAAAGAGCCTATTGAAGCTGAATACCCTCTAATCAAAGAGAATCAATTATTATTTACTTACTTCCACTTTGCTTCTTACGAGCCACTAACTAAGGCTATGATTGAGCAAAAACCTGTTTGTTTAGCATATGAAACAGTAGAAAGAGCAGATAGAAGTCTTCCTCTATTGATTCCTATGTCTGAAGTAGCTGGTAGAATGGCTACTCAAGAAGGTGCGAAGTATTTAGAAAAGCCAGTAGGTGGTCGTGGTATCCTTTTAGGAGGCGTACCAGGTGTGAAACCAGCAAAAGTAATCGTAATTGGTGGTGGTATCGTAGGTACTCAAGCCACTAAGATCGCTGCAGGTATGGGTGCTGATGTTACTATTATGGACATCGACTTGTATCGTTTACGTCAGTTAGACGATATCATGCCAGCTAACGTAAAGACAATGGTTTCTTCAGAGCACAATATCAGAGAGGAAATCAAAGATGCTGACTTGGTGGTTGGTGCTGTACTTATTCCAGGTGCTAAGGCTCCTCACTTAATTACTAGAGATATGTTGAAAACTATGAAGCCAGGTGCTGTATTAGTTGACGTAGCTGTAGACCAAGGTGGATGTTTCGAAACAACTAAGCCAACAACTCACGCTGAGCCAGTATTTGATGTAGACGGTGTAATGCACTACTGTGTGGCTAACATGCCAGGTGCTGTACCTTACACATCTACTCTTGCACTTACAAACGCAACTCTTCCTTATGCTGTTCAATTGGCAGACAAAGGATGGGAAAAGGCTTGTGCTGAAAATGTAGAATTGAAAAAAGGTCTAAACATCATTAACGGTACTGTAGTTTACAAAGCTGTTGCTGATGCTTTCGGTCTAGAATATAAAGATGTTGAAGAAATGTTGATGGCAAACGCTTAA
- the dnaK gene encoding molecular chaperone DnaK — MGKIIGIDLGTTNSCVSVMEGNEPVVIENAEGKRTTPSIVAFLQDGERKVGDPAKRQAITNPQNTVASVKRFMGKQYSDAGNEISQMAYEVVEGPNNTPRVKIGDKLYTPQEISAITLQKMKKTAEDYLGSEVSEAVITVPAYFNDAERQATKEAGEIAGLKVSRIVNEPTAAALAYGLDKANADKKIAVFDLGGGTFDISILELGDGVFEVLSTNGDTHLGGDDFDKVIIDWLAEEFMKDHPTIDLRKDPMALQRLKEAAEKAKIELSAGAKTDINLPYITPVDGVPQHLMKELSRADFERLADTLVQRSLEPCRKALQDADLSTSDIDEVILVGGSTRIPKVQEEVEKFFGKKPSKGVNPDEVVAIGAAIQGGVLTGEVKDVLLLDVTPLSLGIETMGGVMTKLIESNTTIPTKKSQVFSTAADNQPAVEIHVLQGERPVASGNKTLGRFSLTDIPPAPRGVPQIEVTFDIDANGIVNVSAKDKATGKEQSIKIEASSGLTEEEIQRMKDEAAANADADKETKERAEKLNEADSMVFQSEKQLKEFGDKLSEGNKTAIEAALKDLKEAHAAQDLDKITPALEALNAAWQAASQEMYQATGGDAAGAAGAAGAEGAAQGGAQQGGNADDDVTDVDFEEVK; from the coding sequence ATGGGAAAAATCATTGGTATTGATTTAGGAACAACGAACTCTTGTGTATCTGTAATGGAAGGTAACGAGCCAGTTGTTATTGAAAACGCAGAAGGTAAAAGAACAACACCTTCTATCGTAGCATTTTTACAAGACGGAGAGCGTAAAGTAGGTGACCCTGCGAAACGTCAAGCGATTACTAACCCACAAAATACAGTTGCTTCAGTGAAGCGTTTTATGGGTAAACAATATTCAGATGCTGGTAACGAGATCTCTCAAATGGCATATGAAGTTGTAGAAGGACCAAACAATACACCAAGAGTTAAGATTGGTGACAAATTATATACTCCACAAGAAATTTCAGCAATTACTCTTCAAAAAATGAAGAAAACTGCTGAGGATTACTTAGGATCTGAAGTTTCTGAAGCAGTAATTACTGTACCAGCATACTTCAACGACGCAGAGCGTCAAGCAACAAAAGAAGCAGGTGAGATTGCAGGTTTGAAAGTTTCACGTATCGTGAACGAGCCAACAGCAGCAGCACTAGCTTACGGATTAGATAAAGCTAACGCAGATAAGAAAATCGCAGTATTCGACCTTGGTGGTGGTACTTTCGATATCTCAATCCTTGAATTAGGTGACGGCGTATTCGAAGTATTGTCAACTAACGGTGATACTCACTTAGGTGGTGATGACTTCGATAAAGTAATTATCGACTGGTTAGCTGAGGAATTTATGAAAGATCACCCAACAATCGATCTTCGTAAAGACCCAATGGCATTACAACGTTTGAAAGAAGCAGCTGAAAAAGCAAAAATCGAGCTTTCTGCAGGTGCTAAAACAGACATCAACTTGCCATACATCACTCCAGTAGACGGTGTACCTCAACACTTGATGAAAGAATTATCAAGAGCTGACTTCGAACGTTTAGCAGATACTTTAGTTCAAAGATCATTAGAGCCATGTCGTAAAGCATTACAAGATGCTGACTTGTCTACTTCTGATATCGACGAAGTAATTCTAGTAGGTGGTTCTACTCGTATCCCTAAAGTACAAGAGGAAGTTGAGAAGTTCTTCGGTAAGAAACCTTCTAAAGGTGTTAACCCTGACGAAGTTGTTGCTATCGGTGCAGCGATCCAAGGTGGTGTATTAACTGGTGAAGTGAAAGACGTTCTTCTATTAGACGTTACTCCACTTTCATTGGGTATCGAAACTATGGGTGGTGTAATGACTAAATTGATCGAGTCTAACACAACTATCCCTACGAAGAAGTCACAAGTATTCTCAACTGCTGCTGATAACCAGCCAGCTGTAGAGATTCACGTACTTCAAGGTGAGCGTCCAGTTGCTTCAGGTAACAAAACATTAGGTCGTTTCAGCTTAACTGATATTCCTCCAGCACCAAGAGGTGTACCTCAAATCGAAGTAACTTTTGATATTGATGCCAACGGTATCGTGAATGTATCTGCTAAAGATAAAGCGACTGGTAAAGAGCAATCAATCAAAATCGAAGCTTCTTCTGGTTTAACTGAGGAGGAAATCCAAAGAATGAAAGACGAAGCAGCAGCTAACGCTGATGCTGATAAGGAAACTAAAGAGCGTGCTGAGAAATTAAACGAGGCTGACTCAATGGTATTCCAATCAGAGAAACAATTGAAAGAGTTTGGCGACAAGCTTTCTGAAGGTAACAAAACAGCTATCGAAGCTGCATTGAAAGACTTGAAAGAAGCACACGCTGCTCAAGATTTAGATAAAATCACTCCTGCTTTAGAGGCGTTGAACGCAGCATGGCAGGCAGCTTCTCAAGAGATGTACCAAGCAACAGGTGGTGACGCAGCAGGTGCTGCTGGAGCTGCAGGTGCAGAAGGTGCTGCTCAAGGTGGAGCTCAACAAGGTGGCAACGCAGATGACGATGTGACTGATGTTGACTTCGAAGAAGTAAAATAA
- a CDS encoding DUF4920 domain-containing protein, with protein MKSIYLFFLSIILFISCSTEQKNDVAFYGETFETDQAVASTELKDKLDQSETVNIKLEGEITGVCQKKGCWLKMPLDDNGNEVFVKFKDYKFFVPMDASGKKAVINGVATKEVIDVATLKHYAEDAGKSDEEIAAITAPETKYTFMAAGVAIED; from the coding sequence ATGAAATCTATCTATTTATTCTTCCTCTCAATCATTTTATTTATCAGCTGCTCTACTGAACAAAAAAACGACGTTGCTTTCTATGGAGAGACATTCGAAACTGATCAAGCAGTGGCTTCTACTGAATTAAAAGACAAATTGGATCAATCGGAAACTGTAAACATCAAATTAGAAGGTGAGATTACAGGTGTTTGTCAGAAGAAGGGATGTTGGTTAAAAATGCCTTTGGATGATAATGGAAATGAAGTTTTTGTGAAGTTCAAAGATTACAAGTTCTTCGTTCCTATGGATGCTTCTGGTAAAAAGGCGGTAATTAATGGTGTAGCCACTAAAGAAGTAATTGATGTTGCCACGTTGAAACATTACGCAGAAGATGCGGGTAAATCTGATGAAGAAATTGCGGCAATCACGGCTCCAGAAACAAAGTATACATTTATGGCAGCGGGTGTGGCCATTGAGGACTAA
- the purE gene encoding 5-(carboxyamino)imidazole ribonucleotide mutase, whose protein sequence is MKVGIIMGSQSDLKVMSEAAQVLEDLGVDYELTIVSAHRTPERMFEYATTAKERGLAAIVAGAGGAAHLPGMVASMTSLPVIGVPVKSRNSIDGWDSILSILQMPAGVPVATVALDGAKNAGILAAKIVGATDEKVSKNIEDFMKEMKDKVLTSAESVETEGWKSKI, encoded by the coding sequence ATGAAAGTAGGTATTATTATGGGAAGTCAGTCTGACTTAAAAGTAATGTCAGAGGCGGCTCAAGTATTAGAAGATTTAGGTGTTGACTACGAATTGACAATTGTTTCTGCACATAGAACGCCAGAGCGTATGTTCGAATATGCAACAACAGCTAAAGAAAGAGGTTTAGCAGCTATCGTTGCAGGAGCAGGCGGAGCAGCACACCTTCCGGGTATGGTGGCATCTATGACTTCACTTCCTGTAATTGGTGTTCCAGTAAAATCAAGAAATTCCATCGACGGTTGGGATTCAATTTTATCGATCCTTCAAATGCCTGCAGGTGTTCCTGTAGCAACTGTAGCTTTAGATGGTGCGAAAAACGCAGGTATCTTAGCCGCAAAAATTGTTGGTGCTACAGACGAAAAAGTATCAAAGAATATCGAAGACTTTATGAAAGAAATGAAAGATAAGGTCTTGACTTCAGCAGAATCAGTAGAAACTGAAGGCTGGAAGTCGAAAATATAA